A genomic region of Microcoleus sp. FACHB-831 contains the following coding sequences:
- a CDS encoding 2TM domain-containing protein → MPPRWPRKPDRNDPAYRRLDDRMNFAVHVGIFAACNSGLWFFHNLEKATWPWAIWVTGSWALLLAAHAVYIFAIADYSNPVTESLAAAPMGFQPKPKTKSKKPTKK, encoded by the coding sequence ATGCCTCCTCGTTGGCCCCGTAAACCAGACCGCAACGATCCAGCTTATCGCCGCTTGGATGACCGAATGAATTTCGCCGTCCACGTTGGGATTTTTGCAGCTTGTAATTCTGGCTTGTGGTTTTTCCACAATTTGGAGAAGGCTACATGGCCTTGGGCGATTTGGGTAACAGGCAGTTGGGCGCTGTTATTAGCCGCTCATGCAGTTTATATCTTTGCGATCGCAGATTACTCTAACCCTGTTACCGAATCTTTAGCCGCAGCTCCTATGGGTTTCCAGCCCAAGCCCAAAACTAAGTCAAAAAAACCTACCAAAAAATAG
- a CDS encoding DUF3181 family protein produces the protein MATKNTSESIEALAAEIGENVYIDVAKWHLYLRDAHLHTVLAEQLYPLLTNNSLEEDRVQQILQNIPVKLGGGKREVTLADLVPMQCQVSLMDLLEEYQRKL, from the coding sequence ATGGCTACCAAAAACACTAGCGAATCAATCGAAGCACTAGCCGCTGAAATAGGCGAAAACGTTTACATCGACGTTGCCAAGTGGCATCTCTATTTACGGGATGCCCATTTGCACACTGTTTTGGCAGAACAGCTATATCCCCTGCTAACTAATAATTCTTTAGAAGAAGACCGCGTGCAGCAAATTCTTCAAAATATCCCCGTTAAATTGGGCGGTGGTAAGCGCGAAGTTACCTTAGCAGACTTGGTACCTATGCAGTGCCAAGTTAGCCTGATGGATCTTCTAGAGGAATATCAGCGCAAGTTGTAG
- the murJ gene encoding murein biosynthesis integral membrane protein MurJ — protein sequence MSENQKTARSLAGIAGIVAVATLISKVFGLVRQQAIAAAFGVGAAVDAYSYAYVIPGFLLILLGGINGPFHSAIVSVLAKREKSEAAPIVETITTLVGGILLLVTIVVILFAGFFIDAIGPGLSQEVRAIAILQLQIMAPMAVLAGLIGIGFGTLNAADMYWLPSVSPLLSSITLIGGLGILAIYLGDQINAPQYVQLGAQVLAWGTLSGAFLQWLVQLSAQWRAGLGTLRLRFNWKQPGVNEVLRVMGPATLSSGMLQVNLYTDLFFASNIPQAAAAMSYAGLLVQTPLGIISNMILVPLLPVFSRLAAPENWPELKIRIRQGLLLTAVTMLPLSALMVTLAFPIVQVIYQRGAFKSDASQLVGSVLIAYSIGMFVYLGRDVLVRVFYALGDGETPFRISIVNILLNAVLDYFLVKRFGAPGLVLATVGVNLTSMVVLLWFLNRKLNGLPLHEWGLPFLALTGSSFVGGLASWGVSWGCEQTFGSGNLLLQLLQLSLAGIAGLGVFTLLATRLNLPEVDMFISRLRQRFLKK from the coding sequence GTGCGCCAACAAGCGATCGCTGCTGCTTTTGGCGTCGGTGCTGCTGTTGACGCCTATAGCTACGCCTATGTCATCCCCGGCTTTTTGTTGATCTTGCTGGGCGGTATCAATGGCCCTTTCCATAGCGCCATCGTCAGCGTACTCGCCAAACGAGAGAAATCAGAAGCCGCTCCCATAGTTGAAACTATCACAACTCTCGTCGGCGGAATCCTGCTGCTAGTTACCATCGTGGTAATTTTATTTGCAGGATTTTTTATCGACGCCATCGGGCCAGGGTTGAGTCAAGAAGTGAGAGCGATCGCTATTCTCCAACTTCAAATCATGGCACCAATGGCGGTACTTGCCGGACTCATCGGCATAGGCTTCGGAACCCTCAATGCTGCCGATATGTACTGGCTACCATCGGTTAGCCCTTTACTCTCCAGCATCACGCTCATTGGAGGCTTGGGCATTTTAGCTATCTATCTGGGCGACCAAATCAACGCTCCCCAATACGTCCAGTTGGGCGCACAGGTTTTAGCTTGGGGAACCCTCAGCGGCGCATTCTTGCAGTGGTTAGTGCAACTAAGCGCCCAATGGCGTGCAGGATTGGGTACATTACGCCTGCGGTTTAACTGGAAACAGCCTGGCGTCAATGAGGTACTTAGGGTAATGGGTCCAGCAACACTTTCATCGGGAATGTTGCAAGTCAACCTCTACACAGACCTATTTTTTGCCTCTAATATTCCTCAAGCAGCCGCCGCTATGAGTTATGCGGGGTTGTTAGTTCAAACGCCCCTGGGAATAATTTCAAACATGATTTTGGTTCCCCTCCTGCCCGTCTTTTCTCGACTAGCTGCACCAGAAAATTGGCCTGAATTAAAGATAAGAATTCGTCAGGGTTTGCTATTGACTGCGGTAACTATGTTGCCTTTAAGCGCGTTGATGGTGACGCTGGCATTCCCGATCGTACAAGTAATTTATCAGCGCGGAGCTTTTAAGTCTGATGCTTCCCAATTAGTTGGCTCAGTCTTAATCGCTTACTCGATTGGGATGTTTGTCTACTTAGGGCGGGATGTCCTAGTTCGGGTATTTTATGCGTTGGGCGATGGAGAGACACCATTTCGCATCAGTATTGTTAATATTTTACTCAATGCTGTCCTGGATTACTTTCTTGTTAAGCGTTTTGGTGCCCCAGGTTTGGTGTTAGCAACTGTGGGTGTAAATTTAACATCAATGGTGGTGCTGTTGTGGTTTTTAAATCGCAAGCTCAACGGTTTGCCTTTGCATGAATGGGGATTGCCTTTTCTGGCTTTAACTGGTAGCAGCTTTGTGGGTGGATTAGCCAGTTGGGGTGTCAGTTGGGGTTGCGAACAAACTTTTGGCAGCGGCAATTTGCTGTTGCAGTTGTTGCAGTTGAGTTTAGCGGGGATAGCTGGTTTGGGAGTATTTACGCTATTGGCGACGCGGTTAAATTTGCCAGAAGTGGATATGTTTATTTCCCGCCTGCGACAACGCTTTCTTAAAAAATAG